Part of the Nostoc sp. ATCC 53789 genome, GCGTTTTCGAAAAGCTTGAGTTAAAGCCAAAAATTGACCATCACCAAGGGGGATAAATCGGCTGGGGGTTTTCTCTAATAGTTCTAGTAGTTGCTGCATATCCAGCACTAAGTCGTTATTCAATTTCAACTCCCCAGTGGCTGCAAACCAATCTTGCTGACGTTGAATTGATAAATTAAAGTCTTTCAAGTCTGCATTGTGGCTAACACGCAGTTTTTCTCCTTGTGGCCATTCTATGACTACGTTATTTCCCTGTGCTTGCAGTTCTAGCAGCAGTTCTAAACAGTCTTCGGGTTCGTCTATAATCCATTCACCATCTTGTTCTTCAGTTCGAGTCAAGGTGGCGCAGGCGGCTATAGCATCTTTGGCAAGTTGCTTTTCTTCAGACAAATTTCGTCTGGTTTGGAGACGTTTACCGTCAATCTCGGCAATTACAGTTTCACCACCTGTTCCAGGACGGTAGTAGGGACCACCTTGGGCAAAGGGGCGCGACAAAAGGCTGATTTTCAAGCCGGCATTGGCAGGTAAAAGATGAATATGGGGTAGAGTCTGGGCGGGTACTTCTTCTGCACCTTCTGAACCGCCACCAATGTCAGAATGTACAGTGACGATGCCAGAGACGGCATTAATGGCTGCTAAAACTTGTTTCTCTGCGATCGCAGGCACATTTAATTTATTATCTATACCAATAATCTCTGCAATGCGTCTGTGTTCGGCAGTAATTTCAATGACTTTGATGCGGGTTGGAGTTTCTTTGATATGCAGAATATTCTGTGATTCTGGTAATTTGGGAGAAAATTCCAAGGTGAGACGATCTTGTTTCCCTTTTTTAACCAGTAGTTCCGGTTCTCCCTTGACAATTTCTACACGGATGGTAGGTGTATCTTCCCAAAAAACCAACGGGTGTCCAATTAAAGCAGAGATGGCTTTTTCACCGAAGGTATAATCAACTTTGCCGTAATAGCCATCACTATATGCCTCAATACAACTACATACCCGCATATCTTGGGGTGTGATGTAATCAAACTCAGATAAGGCACTACTTAGACGCTTGAGGGCAATGGGGCGACCTTTACTCCATTCCCCTTTGGCATTAACTTTTTGTTCTTTTGGTTGTAAGACACATCTACTAGGATAGAAAGTTATGAACCATGCTAAACGCAGTTCCGATTCTGGTTTTCCTGGTGTTTGTGGTTCTTTTTGGAGATTTGCCAGGGCATTGAGGCACATTTCCCAAGCTTCTTGGGGTCGAATTAAGTCTACGATGGTTTGGATATTGCTATCTTCTCGCAGTGCCTCTGCAAGTTGTTTATAGTTACTACTAGGTTTGAGTCGGGATAGGAGTTCTGCGGTTTCCATTGCCAACCAGTGATAACCGGATGTGAGCGATCGCCGATACAATGGTTCTAGTAAATTAGGTAAGCGTTTTTTAGCACTCTCAGCATCCATCCAGTAAAGGCATAGCGAGCAAAACAAGGTTTGTAAGCTATTTTCTTCTTCCACGGAAGAAATATGACCACTGACTACAAATTGTTTTTGAGTAATATCACCTTGGTGGACTTGCAGTACCATTTTCAGTCTGCCATAAGTGAACCTGAGCCAATGATCTGATTGACGGGACATCAAACTGCTATACTCTTCTGCTTCTTTGAGGCTTTGCGCTGAACCATCTTTTAAAAGTACGAGGATGAAAAATAAGCCCCCAATTGTATTGAAATATATTTGGCGTTTGCCTGTAGCCTTTTTGATGGCTTTCAGGGCATCTTTATAATATTTGATGGCTTGTTCATTATCACCCCGCAGAAAACTTAACCAACCCCGAAAGATCGCAGCGTTATTTTGATATTCATTTGATATTCGCTCTAGACTTTCTTGTGCTTCTTGGGTACAACCCTGTAACAACAGTTGTTCTGTCAAAATCAGATGTAGATAATCTGAGCAATGTTTTCCAGGTGTAGAACATTCTTCTTCTAGCAGCATCAACGCATCTTCCGAAGCAGATAATTTTAAGGCTGAATTGAAGAGGATACTGGATATACCACTTTCATATAATCCTTGTGGTAGGGTGTTAAACCAATCTGCATCAAATGGATTATTGTATATCTGCTCAAAGATATTTTCTATTACTATTTTTTCTTCGCTATCACTGTACTTCTGATAAGCTTCAATTTGCTGATTAATAAAACTAAGGTCTTGGCGATAAATACCAATGCGGATTTCTCTGATACACTGGCGCAGACTGGAGAAAATCCGATAATCCCTGTTCCAGTGAGTATGTATGGGTAGCTTTTCCTCTACTACTGTGACGAGGATTTCAAACTGTCCGGTTTGTACAGCATGACGAGTAGCAATTTCTGTAAGTAACGGATGACATTCAGCACCTTGCCTGCTTTCCTGTATTAACAAGCCTGCTTTTAACAATTTATCAATTTGGAAACTGAGGGTTTTAGTAACCCAAGGTTTATTGTTTTCATCTAAAGCGTCAATTTTACTAAGACAACTTACGAATGAATTTTTGTCTATCGGTGCATAAACCAACGAAAATAATTGGATGATTTTTTGTATGGAAGGATGTAATTTGAAGTATTTATCCGCAAGTTGTGTTTGCAATTTTGTGGTATCAG contains:
- a CDS encoding DEAD/DEAH box helicase, encoding MINLATDTTKLQTQLADKYFKLHPSIQKIIQLFSLVYAPIDKNSFVSCLSKIDALDENNKPWVTKTLSFQIDKLLKAGLLIQESRQGAECHPLLTEIATRHAVQTGQFEILVTVVEEKLPIHTHWNRDYRIFSSLRQCIREIRIGIYRQDLSFINQQIEAYQKYSDSEEKIVIENIFEQIYNNPFDADWFNTLPQGLYESGISSILFNSALKLSASEDALMLLEEECSTPGKHCSDYLHLILTEQLLLQGCTQEAQESLERISNEYQNNAAIFRGWLSFLRGDNEQAIKYYKDALKAIKKATGKRQIYFNTIGGLFFILVLLKDGSAQSLKEAEEYSSLMSRQSDHWLRFTYGRLKMVLQVHQGDITQKQFVVSGHISSVEEENSLQTLFCSLCLYWMDAESAKKRLPNLLEPLYRRSLTSGYHWLAMETAELLSRLKPSSNYKQLAEALREDSNIQTIVDLIRPQEAWEMCLNALANLQKEPQTPGKPESELRLAWFITFYPSRCVLQPKEQKVNAKGEWSKGRPIALKRLSSALSEFDYITPQDMRVCSCIEAYSDGYYGKVDYTFGEKAISALIGHPLVFWEDTPTIRVEIVKGEPELLVKKGKQDRLTLEFSPKLPESQNILHIKETPTRIKVIEITAEHRRIAEIIGIDNKLNVPAIAEKQVLAAINAVSGIVTVHSDIGGGSEGAEEVPAQTLPHIHLLPANAGLKISLLSRPFAQGGPYYRPGTGGETVIAEIDGKRLQTRRNLSEEKQLAKDAIAACATLTRTEEQDGEWIIDEPEDCLELLLELQAQGNNVVIEWPQGEKLRVSHNADLKDFNLSIQRQQDWFAATGELKLNNDLVLDMQQLLELLEKTPSRFIPLGDGQFLALTQAFRKRLDELRMFSEKHSKGIRFHPLATLGLEDFVDEVGKVKADKHWKTHIQRLHEVQNLQPELPSTLQAELRDYQMEGFCWLARLAHWGVGACLADQMGLGKTLQALAVILRNAHEGPTLIIAPTSVCMNWVSEAQKFAPTLNIIQFSGANRQKLLDGLQPLDMLVCSYGLLQQEEVAQMLAQIQWQTIVLDEAQAIKNMTTKRSQAAMNLKSNFKLLTTGTPIENHLGELWNLFRFINPGLLGSFESFNQRFATPIEKYQDKLARNKLKKLIQPFLLRRTKNQVLEELPSRTEILLHVELSREEKAFYEALRRQAISKLTESDAEAGKKHLQVLAEIMKLRRACCNPSLVMPGTELPSSKLQLFGEVLGELLENRHKALVFSQFVDHLHIIRDYLEQQGINYQYLDGSTSVAERKKRVDAFQAGSGDVFLISLKAGGTGLNLTAADYVIHTDPWWNPAVEDQASDRAHRIGQQRPVTIYRLVAKDTIEEKIVQLHHQKRDLADSLLEGTEMSGKISTEALLQLISES